The proteins below are encoded in one region of Mya arenaria isolate MELC-2E11 chromosome 15, ASM2691426v1:
- the LOC128220757 gene encoding alpha-mannosidase 2x-like isoform X2, producing the protein MGFSQQIPWRKVKLICLVSVLVIVMHILWTFTATSLSEDPAMEVRRGRPDSYEVNMHGHIFPSIEKTKVVQQYCKKVDPIRGVISTYDLPEETDYSLNTNGKYPIPQELYEADKNGTVDDQIEVILVPFSHADPGYGMTFEGYYTQRFVHVFSNMVDYLTSHGNMTFQWAETVYLERWFREINDEMKKKVRELIRRGQLEIVLGGWVMPDEASTHYQPVVDQLIEGHQWLQENLGVTPTNAWINDPFGYSSTMPYLWKKSGIDNMVILRIHQAIKSTIIRKRGMDFMWRPYWNSNNNNDILTNLMPYFGYWPGDVCGPDPSICSQFNFLHLPSTEAKPVTDQNVHELSEKLYKTYRFTSRIYQYKTLVMFLGEDASYDNRNAFKDVHENFGKLINYINGKPEWKMNVRFGTIRDYFEKVRRNEKEMKTVRSENQFPVISGDFFPYSDYEHDVWTGYFTTRIWMKRFTREIEPVIRAADVYSVIMYYRCIVGNKCGTNVNGTFNDVMKLLREARREVGMFQHHDGITGTSLPFVVNDYEERLQRAFRSARSALATTVSTLLSGGRVTSSQALMNVLEKQNAKTILGLRELKLKPDGMKLVVANSVVRNSEDVVNFLLTRDDIVILDAFDRNVNFQVSEPPGGVHRALKMISFKTALSPYELKTFTVKLSSDKGQKPARTNTLQGELNSDEPKVMTIANKYIEVKVNALTGNLVSIKNNNGKTTTLRSSFMKYKPDKSGAYLFGPFGQAEPISPIVDGKPTIQVVRGEMFSEIRVSHKSGFEQRFTVYNVDDIKGTGLYITNEITMRIEPSLKNAELIMRFETDIENGNILYTDQNGFQLMGRKTYSNMTIEMNYYPISTMAVIEDSARRLTVHAGQSHGVASLREGWLEVMLDRNVQRDDKKGLGQGVNEMELVLTEFVIQVEHKSSLEPVTERRYTYPSINSLILNEKLQNKVHAFSIEHSAGDFHTGLQTFSDILSCNDFIVGLRMLLKEDLSPRGISLVLHRKSSSCLFPKERVMCSTDNVSLHVDTFLSALNISKTLTRSVAETSLSHLHTLKTLDFGSDIRPQQGELRSFVITPANAKSTKLENKILQES; encoded by the exons ATGGGATTTTCGCAACAAATTCCATGGCGGAAGGTGAAGCTGATTTGTTTGGTGAGTGTCCTCGTGATAGTCATGCACATTCTCTGGACTTTTACAGCGACTTCTTTAAGTGAGGACCCTGCGATGGAAGTGAGAAGAGGGCGCCCCGACAGCTATGAAGTGAATATGCATGGACATATATTTCCGagtattgaaaaaacaaaagtaGTCCAACAATATTGTAAGAAAGTAGATCCGATTCGGGGGGTGATTTCAACGTACGATTTACCAGAAGAGACAGACTATAGCTTAAATACGAATGGAAAATATCCGATTCCGCAAGAACTTTATGAAGCAGATAAAAATGGAACTGTTGATGACCAGATAGAAGTGATTCTCGTGCCCTTCTCGCACGCTGATCCGGGTTATGGGATGACGTTCGAAGGATATTATACACAGCGATTTGTTC ACGTGTTCAGCAATATGGTGGACTATCTGACGTCACACGGGAACATGACGTTTCAATGGGCGGAGACGGTCTACCTCGAGCGCTGGTTCCGGGAAATAAACGATGAAATGAAAAAGAAG GTGCGGGAACTTATCAGACGCGGTCAGTTGGAAATAGTTCTCGGAGGATGGGTCATGCCGGACGAAGCATCAACACATTACCAACCCGTGGTGGACCAATTAATTGAAGGTCATCAGTGGTTACAAGAAAATCTTGGTGTCACACCCACAAACGCCTGGATAAATGATCCGTTCGGCTATTCGTCCACTATGCCGTACCTTTGGAAGAAAAGTGGCATTGACAATATGGTGATTTTGCGCATACACCAGGCTATCAAATCAACGATTATACGTAAGCGCGGGATGGATTTCATGTGGCGACCATATTGGAACAGCAATAATAACAACGATATTCTCACCAATTTAATGCCATATTTCGGCTACTGGCCTGGCGACGTGTGCGGACCAGACCCATCAATTTGTAGCCAGTTCAACTTCCTTCATTTACCGAGCACAGAAGCTAAACCAGTTACTGATCAAAATGTCCATGAACTGTCGGAGAAACTGTACAAGACATATAGGTTTACCTCCAGGATCTATCAGTATAAAACGCTGGTAATGTTCCTGGGCGAGGATGCATCTTACGACAATAGGAATGCTTTCAAAGACGTACATGAGAATTTCGGTAAATTAATAAACTACATTAATGGAAAACCAGAGTGGAAAATGAACGTTCGATTTGGAACAATTAGggactattttgaaaaagtaaGAAGAAACGAAAAGGAAATGAAAACAGTAAGATCTGAAAATCAATTTCCAGTAATCAGCGGAGACTTTTTCCCCTATTCTGACTACGAGCATGATGTTTGGACAGGATACTTTACCACAAGGATATGGATGAAACGTTTTACCCGCGAAATCGAACCTGTCATTCGAGCAGCCGACGTTTACAGCGTGATAATGTATTACCGCTGTATCGTCGGTAATAAGTGTGGTACTAACGTCAATGGTACGTTTAATGATGTGATGAAGTTACTGAGGGAAGCTAGGAGGGAAGTTGGAATGTTTCAGCACCACGATGGTATCACGGGGACCTCTCTTCCGTTTGTTGTTAATGATTATGAAGAACGTTTACAGCGTGCATTTAGATCAGCGCGGTCGGCATTGGCAACAACAGTAAGCACCCTTTTGTCAGGAGGAAGAGTGACGTCATCACAGGCCCTCATGAACGTACTCGAGAAACAAAATGCCAAAACAATTTTAGGTTTAAGAGAACTTAAACTTAAGCCCGACGGAATGAAACTTGTAGTCGCAAACTCTGTTGTACGAAATTCTGAAGATGTAGTAAATTTCCTCTTAACAAGAGATGACATCGTGATTTTAGATGcatttgacagaaatgttaaTTTCCAAGTGTCTGAACCCCCTGGGGGTGTACACAGGGCACtgaaaatgatttcatttaaaactgcTCTGTCGCCATATGaacttaaaacatttacagtCAAGCTTTCATCAGATAAAGGTCAAAAACCTGCCAGAACTAACACGTTACAGGGAGAACTTAATTCGGACGAACCCAAGGTTAtgacaattgcaaacaagtaCATTGAAGTAAAGGTAAACGCACTCACGGGCAACTTAGTAAGCATAAAGAATAATAATGGGAAAACCACAACTTTGAGGTCAAGCttcatgaaatataaacccGACAAAAGCGGTGCGTACCTTTTTGGACCTTTTGGGCAAGCCGAGCCGATCTCTCCAATTGTTGACGGAAAGCCAACCATTCAAGTTGTCCGTGGAGAAATGTTCTCCGAGATAAGAGTTTCACATAAGTCAGGATTTGAACAACGGTTCACTGTTTACAATGTGGATGATATAAAGGGCACGGGGTTGTATATCACAAATGAAATTACCATGAGAATAGAACCTTCCTTAAAAAATGCTGAGCTCATTATGCGTTTCGAGACGGATattgaaaatggaaatatattgtatacCGACCAAAATGGGTTTCAGTTGATGGGAAGAAAAACTTATTCAAATATGACAATTGAGATGAACTATTACCCTATTTCTACCATGGCGGTAATAGAAGACAGTGCTAGACGACTCACCGTACATGCTGGCCAGTCTCACGGGGTGGCGTCGCTAAGAGAAGGTTGGCTGGAGGTAATGCTGGACAGGAATGTTCAGAGGGATGATAAGAAGGGTCTTGGACAGGGAGTCAACGAGATGGAGCTCGTTCTCACCGAATTCGTCATACAGGTAGAGCATAAATCATCGCTGGAACCAGTTACAGAGCGGCGATACACGTATCCATCAATAAACAGTCTTATATTAAACGAGAAGTTACAAAATAAAGTACATGCCTTTTCAATTGAACATAGCGCTGGTGATTTCCATACTGGCCTGCAAACTTTCTCTGACATTTTATCTTGCAATGACTTTATTGTTGGTTTGCGAATGTTATTGAAAGAAGATCTTTCACCAAGAGGAATAAGTCTAGTTTTACATCGGAAGTCATCAAGCTGTTTATTTCCGAAGGAAAGGGTTATGTGTTCAACAGACAATGTATCACTTCATGTGGATACGTTCTTAAGTGCCTTAAACATAAGTAAAACATTAACTAGATCTGTAGCTGAAACTTCTTTGTCTCATTTACATACATTAAAGACCTTGGACTTCGGGTCAGATATCCGGCCACAGCAAGGTGAGCTAAGAAGTTTCGTCATTACACCTGCAAACGCCAAGTCAAcgaaacttgaaaacaaaattcttCAAGAATCTTAG
- the LOC128220757 gene encoding alpha-mannosidase 2x-like isoform X1, whose amino-acid sequence MKPPKNMGFSQQIPWRKVKLICLVSVLVIVMHILWTFTATSLSEDPAMEVRRGRPDSYEVNMHGHIFPSIEKTKVVQQYCKKVDPIRGVISTYDLPEETDYSLNTNGKYPIPQELYEADKNGTVDDQIEVILVPFSHADPGYGMTFEGYYTQRFVHVFSNMVDYLTSHGNMTFQWAETVYLERWFREINDEMKKKVRELIRRGQLEIVLGGWVMPDEASTHYQPVVDQLIEGHQWLQENLGVTPTNAWINDPFGYSSTMPYLWKKSGIDNMVILRIHQAIKSTIIRKRGMDFMWRPYWNSNNNNDILTNLMPYFGYWPGDVCGPDPSICSQFNFLHLPSTEAKPVTDQNVHELSEKLYKTYRFTSRIYQYKTLVMFLGEDASYDNRNAFKDVHENFGKLINYINGKPEWKMNVRFGTIRDYFEKVRRNEKEMKTVRSENQFPVISGDFFPYSDYEHDVWTGYFTTRIWMKRFTREIEPVIRAADVYSVIMYYRCIVGNKCGTNVNGTFNDVMKLLREARREVGMFQHHDGITGTSLPFVVNDYEERLQRAFRSARSALATTVSTLLSGGRVTSSQALMNVLEKQNAKTILGLRELKLKPDGMKLVVANSVVRNSEDVVNFLLTRDDIVILDAFDRNVNFQVSEPPGGVHRALKMISFKTALSPYELKTFTVKLSSDKGQKPARTNTLQGELNSDEPKVMTIANKYIEVKVNALTGNLVSIKNNNGKTTTLRSSFMKYKPDKSGAYLFGPFGQAEPISPIVDGKPTIQVVRGEMFSEIRVSHKSGFEQRFTVYNVDDIKGTGLYITNEITMRIEPSLKNAELIMRFETDIENGNILYTDQNGFQLMGRKTYSNMTIEMNYYPISTMAVIEDSARRLTVHAGQSHGVASLREGWLEVMLDRNVQRDDKKGLGQGVNEMELVLTEFVIQVEHKSSLEPVTERRYTYPSINSLILNEKLQNKVHAFSIEHSAGDFHTGLQTFSDILSCNDFIVGLRMLLKEDLSPRGISLVLHRKSSSCLFPKERVMCSTDNVSLHVDTFLSALNISKTLTRSVAETSLSHLHTLKTLDFGSDIRPQQGELRSFVITPANAKSTKLENKILQES is encoded by the exons AAAACATGGGATTTTCGCAACAAATTCCATGGCGGAAGGTGAAGCTGATTTGTTTGGTGAGTGTCCTCGTGATAGTCATGCACATTCTCTGGACTTTTACAGCGACTTCTTTAAGTGAGGACCCTGCGATGGAAGTGAGAAGAGGGCGCCCCGACAGCTATGAAGTGAATATGCATGGACATATATTTCCGagtattgaaaaaacaaaagtaGTCCAACAATATTGTAAGAAAGTAGATCCGATTCGGGGGGTGATTTCAACGTACGATTTACCAGAAGAGACAGACTATAGCTTAAATACGAATGGAAAATATCCGATTCCGCAAGAACTTTATGAAGCAGATAAAAATGGAACTGTTGATGACCAGATAGAAGTGATTCTCGTGCCCTTCTCGCACGCTGATCCGGGTTATGGGATGACGTTCGAAGGATATTATACACAGCGATTTGTTC ACGTGTTCAGCAATATGGTGGACTATCTGACGTCACACGGGAACATGACGTTTCAATGGGCGGAGACGGTCTACCTCGAGCGCTGGTTCCGGGAAATAAACGATGAAATGAAAAAGAAG GTGCGGGAACTTATCAGACGCGGTCAGTTGGAAATAGTTCTCGGAGGATGGGTCATGCCGGACGAAGCATCAACACATTACCAACCCGTGGTGGACCAATTAATTGAAGGTCATCAGTGGTTACAAGAAAATCTTGGTGTCACACCCACAAACGCCTGGATAAATGATCCGTTCGGCTATTCGTCCACTATGCCGTACCTTTGGAAGAAAAGTGGCATTGACAATATGGTGATTTTGCGCATACACCAGGCTATCAAATCAACGATTATACGTAAGCGCGGGATGGATTTCATGTGGCGACCATATTGGAACAGCAATAATAACAACGATATTCTCACCAATTTAATGCCATATTTCGGCTACTGGCCTGGCGACGTGTGCGGACCAGACCCATCAATTTGTAGCCAGTTCAACTTCCTTCATTTACCGAGCACAGAAGCTAAACCAGTTACTGATCAAAATGTCCATGAACTGTCGGAGAAACTGTACAAGACATATAGGTTTACCTCCAGGATCTATCAGTATAAAACGCTGGTAATGTTCCTGGGCGAGGATGCATCTTACGACAATAGGAATGCTTTCAAAGACGTACATGAGAATTTCGGTAAATTAATAAACTACATTAATGGAAAACCAGAGTGGAAAATGAACGTTCGATTTGGAACAATTAGggactattttgaaaaagtaaGAAGAAACGAAAAGGAAATGAAAACAGTAAGATCTGAAAATCAATTTCCAGTAATCAGCGGAGACTTTTTCCCCTATTCTGACTACGAGCATGATGTTTGGACAGGATACTTTACCACAAGGATATGGATGAAACGTTTTACCCGCGAAATCGAACCTGTCATTCGAGCAGCCGACGTTTACAGCGTGATAATGTATTACCGCTGTATCGTCGGTAATAAGTGTGGTACTAACGTCAATGGTACGTTTAATGATGTGATGAAGTTACTGAGGGAAGCTAGGAGGGAAGTTGGAATGTTTCAGCACCACGATGGTATCACGGGGACCTCTCTTCCGTTTGTTGTTAATGATTATGAAGAACGTTTACAGCGTGCATTTAGATCAGCGCGGTCGGCATTGGCAACAACAGTAAGCACCCTTTTGTCAGGAGGAAGAGTGACGTCATCACAGGCCCTCATGAACGTACTCGAGAAACAAAATGCCAAAACAATTTTAGGTTTAAGAGAACTTAAACTTAAGCCCGACGGAATGAAACTTGTAGTCGCAAACTCTGTTGTACGAAATTCTGAAGATGTAGTAAATTTCCTCTTAACAAGAGATGACATCGTGATTTTAGATGcatttgacagaaatgttaaTTTCCAAGTGTCTGAACCCCCTGGGGGTGTACACAGGGCACtgaaaatgatttcatttaaaactgcTCTGTCGCCATATGaacttaaaacatttacagtCAAGCTTTCATCAGATAAAGGTCAAAAACCTGCCAGAACTAACACGTTACAGGGAGAACTTAATTCGGACGAACCCAAGGTTAtgacaattgcaaacaagtaCATTGAAGTAAAGGTAAACGCACTCACGGGCAACTTAGTAAGCATAAAGAATAATAATGGGAAAACCACAACTTTGAGGTCAAGCttcatgaaatataaacccGACAAAAGCGGTGCGTACCTTTTTGGACCTTTTGGGCAAGCCGAGCCGATCTCTCCAATTGTTGACGGAAAGCCAACCATTCAAGTTGTCCGTGGAGAAATGTTCTCCGAGATAAGAGTTTCACATAAGTCAGGATTTGAACAACGGTTCACTGTTTACAATGTGGATGATATAAAGGGCACGGGGTTGTATATCACAAATGAAATTACCATGAGAATAGAACCTTCCTTAAAAAATGCTGAGCTCATTATGCGTTTCGAGACGGATattgaaaatggaaatatattgtatacCGACCAAAATGGGTTTCAGTTGATGGGAAGAAAAACTTATTCAAATATGACAATTGAGATGAACTATTACCCTATTTCTACCATGGCGGTAATAGAAGACAGTGCTAGACGACTCACCGTACATGCTGGCCAGTCTCACGGGGTGGCGTCGCTAAGAGAAGGTTGGCTGGAGGTAATGCTGGACAGGAATGTTCAGAGGGATGATAAGAAGGGTCTTGGACAGGGAGTCAACGAGATGGAGCTCGTTCTCACCGAATTCGTCATACAGGTAGAGCATAAATCATCGCTGGAACCAGTTACAGAGCGGCGATACACGTATCCATCAATAAACAGTCTTATATTAAACGAGAAGTTACAAAATAAAGTACATGCCTTTTCAATTGAACATAGCGCTGGTGATTTCCATACTGGCCTGCAAACTTTCTCTGACATTTTATCTTGCAATGACTTTATTGTTGGTTTGCGAATGTTATTGAAAGAAGATCTTTCACCAAGAGGAATAAGTCTAGTTTTACATCGGAAGTCATCAAGCTGTTTATTTCCGAAGGAAAGGGTTATGTGTTCAACAGACAATGTATCACTTCATGTGGATACGTTCTTAAGTGCCTTAAACATAAGTAAAACATTAACTAGATCTGTAGCTGAAACTTCTTTGTCTCATTTACATACATTAAAGACCTTGGACTTCGGGTCAGATATCCGGCCACAGCAAGGTGAGCTAAGAAGTTTCGTCATTACACCTGCAAACGCCAAGTCAAcgaaacttgaaaacaaaattcttCAAGAATCTTAG